The following DNA comes from Flavisolibacter ginsenosidimutans.
CGCACGACGGATGGCATCAACCAATGATTCTTTACAACCGTATTTGTTGTCAAACTTGCTCTTGGTAACAGAGTCGTTTACGTTGATCGCAGGCATGGGCAATGTGCCTTTCGCCATACGCTCATACAAACGGTGAACACCGGTCGTGGTTTCTTCCGAAATACCTTTTACGTGTTGCACCAACTCGGGGTATTTGTCAAGCACCATGTTGGTAAGGTCTCCACCATCATCCAATATCATGTTCAACGGGCGGTCAGCGCCACCAAAGAACAGAGTTTGCTCAATGCACCAATCGGCTTCTTCAATGCTTTGGCCTTTCCAGGCAAACACGCCAATGCCGGCAGCGGCGATGGCAGCAGCGGCCTGGTCTTGCGTAGAGAAAATGTTGCAGGAGCTCCATTTTACTTCGGCACCCAAAGCCACCAGCGTTTCAATCAACACGGCCGTTTGAATGGTCATGTGCAGGCAGCCGGCGATGCGGGCGCCTTTCAGCGGTTGGCTGGCGGCGTACTCCTGGCGGATGGCCATAAGGCCCGGCATTTCGGCTTCGGCCAAACGAATTTCTTTGCGGCCCCATTCGGCGAGGCTCATGTCCTTCACCTTGTACTTTAAGGAGAAGTCGATGTTTGTGTTTGTGAGCGTAGACATTTTGTAGAATTATGAATTTAGAGTTATGAGTTCTGAATATTGTTGATCGTTGGCCGTTGGTTGTTAATCGAAAAGCAGGCTGTCTTCTGTCATCAGCTATCCATCCTCTCTCTTCGGACAACCACCAACGAACAACGGCCAACAAAGGTAAGCGTGCAGGATATTTTCCTGAAAGGCTTTCAAACTTTGGGAAAATCTTCGCCAATCGTTCTATTTTGCCGAAAAATATTCTGTTTGCTTATGGCCAAAGCCCTCCTAAAAGAAGAAATGCCTGCGCTGGATAAAAAGGATTTGGAGATACTGAAGTTGTTGCAACAAAATGCCCGCATGACCATCAAGGAAATTTCGGAGAAAGTACACCTGAGCACAACGCCGGTGCACGAACGCATTAAGCGCATGGAAGAAAGCGGCGTGATCAAACAATACGTGACCTTGTTGAATGCAAGTAAGGTAGGGAAGGGGCTAATGGTGATTTGCTACGTATCGTTGCGGCAACACAGCAAGAATGCCGGAGAGAAATTCATCAAAGGAATTCTAGAGATGACTGAAGTGTTGGAATGTTTAACCATCTCCGGCGAGTTTGATTTCATGCTGAAAGTTGCCGTAGCCGACATGGACGAATACTACAACTTTCACGTAAACAAATTGAGCAATATCGAAAATGTGGGCAACGTGCAAAGCGTGTTTGTGATGGGCGTGGTGAAGATGACGCAGCAATTGGTGTAGGAGAGGAGACAGGAGTCAGAATTCAGGAGAGAATTAACTATACGAACGCTTTACAAAAAAGCGTCGCGCCTGAGGGATACGAACAGGCGTGACGCACGTTTCAAAGGGTATTTGTCTGCTTATGAAGTTTTGTTCTGTCCGTCAAAATCGCTGCCCGTAACGTTTCTGCGGGTCATAAGATTGGAACTGCCTCTTTCGCCAGCCGCCAGTCCTGCGCCGCCGGCCGTTTGGTCGTCCATGTCAGTAGTGCCGCCGCTGCGTACGGCCGAGGCGTCGTTTGGATTGTAGCTAACGCCTTGCGAAAGATCGGTGCCGCTTATTTCGTCTTCGTCGCGGAGGGTTCGATGACCGGTATGTTCACGACTAATATCCGATTTGCTTAAATCAGCCTCTCCGCTCACTTCACGAATGGTTTCATTCGTGGTTAAATCTCTTAATTGATCGTCGTCGCTGCTTCTGTGTTCCTCGCTTCTGTGCGAATGTTTATGCTCATCCATAAAACGGTTTTTAAAATTTTAAATCAAATGCTTTAGAGGCCGAAAGCAACGGAACAATAACTTATTGCCGTTGCATGCTTTGGCCAAAAGATTACGTGTAAAAACTGTGCCGTGCTTGCGTCTGACTTTGCAAAGTTTTCTTTTGTAAAGAAGAGCTCGTAGACATGCGCAATCGAAAATGTTTGCAAAGCTGGCAAATAGATTGAGGGTAAGAAGGAAACGGTGTTTATGAAAGACCGGCTTCACCTGTTTGTTATTTTCACCCTCCTCGAAATTTCTCTTTCGGCGCTGTATTATCTTTTGGTGCAACGGATTGATTCAACCTTGTTCATCGGTGCGGTGCTATATGCAGGTGCTATGACTGCCAATTATTTTTCTTACCGAACGGCAGTCTACCAGAAACGCCGCAAAGAAATGCTTGACGCCCTGCCCTGATTTCTCGGTAGGATTGGTAATTTTAGACACCAATTCTTTTTATGTATCAATACACATCTCCTTCGCATGCCATTGATGATTTGCGCAAACGCGGCTTTACCACCGATTTTAATCTTGACGAGAATTGCCTTGTTTGTGGCGAACAACAATTCAATGCGGATCAATTCGAAATTCACGAAGTTTATCGCTTTGAAGGGGCCAGCGATCCGGGTGACGAATCCGTTGTTTACGGCATTGAGAGCAACAACGGCGTGAAAGGCGTGCTGGTTGACGGTTATGGTTATTCCTCTTCGCCAAAGAACGCAGCAATCATTCAAAAATTGAAAATCCACGCCAACAATTAATTCATCGAAAAGAGTGAATGCTGCGCAAACGAACAGCAGGAGATGGTGGACGCTGTCACCGCTGTTTGGCAGCCTCGTTTTCATTTTTCTTTACACGATGGCCGCAGCTTTTTATCCGGGCGGCTCCCAGGCTGATGCACACGCAAAAGGTTTTAGCTGGATGCACAATTACTGGTGCAACCTGCTGAGCGGAAAAGCCTTGAACGGCGAGATTAATGCCGGTCGGCCTTTTGCTTATACCGCTATGGTTGTCGCGGCGCTTATGCTTTTGGGTTTTTTGACCGTTGCCGCAATGGGTTTTGACTTTTCAAAACGCAGTAAAATTATTGTTCTGGCCTGCGGTCTTTTGTCGCTTTTGCCACTTCCTTTTTTAAACTCTTCGTATCACGATGCGGTAGCAAATGCCTCACCTTTCTTTGGCTTGGTGGCGATGCTGTTTGTTTATGCCGGCTTGTATAAAAGCGGCTGGAAAAGCCTGTTCCTTTTCGGTTTGTTCAACCTTGTGCTTGTTGCATGGAACAACTATCTCTGGCACTTCACAACGCTTTACTGGCTTCCGCTTGTACAAAAAATTACGTTTGCGTCTTTCTTGCTTTGGATTTGTCTGGTAACGGTGAGGCTTTACCGGCATCCCAAAGGGCAGGCATAAGTTTCGTATCTTTTTCCGCATGAACGGCAAAGTACTCTTGACGGTTATTTTTTTCTGCACAATCAACACAGGCAAGGCACAACAGTTTGGCGGCTTCCCGCCTTCTACCAAATGGCGGCAAATTCAAACCGACACAGCCCGCATCATCTTTGACGGCGCAGTGGACAGCTTAGCGCAAAACGTTGCGGCCATCATTCACCGTGCCAACCGCATCAACCCAAACCCGCTTGGTGATAAAATACGCCGCATCAACATCGTTATGCACAAGAACACAACGCTGGCCAACGGCTACGTGGCGCTCGGCCCGTTCCGCAGCGAATATTATCTTATTCCCGGCTCCAATATTTTTGAATTCGGCAACACGCCCTGGTGGCAAACGCTGGCCGTGCACGAATACCGGCACGTTCACCAGTTCAGCAATTTCAACAAAGGCCCGAGCCGTGTAGCATCGGTTTTATTTGGACAGGAAGGGCAGGCTGCGTTTAATGCCCTCTCCATTCCCAATTGGTTTTTTGAAGGAGATGCCGTGGAAAGCGAAACGATTGAAACATCGCAGGGACGTGGCCGTGCACCCAGTTTTTTCAACGGCTTTAAAGCACTGTGGCACGAAGGCCGGAATTACCATTGGGCTAAGTTGCGCAACGGCTCGCTGAAAGATATGGTGCCCGATCATTATCCGCTTGGCTTCATGCTGGTGAATTACGGTTACCTGAAATACGGCCCCGACTTTTGGCGAAAAGTAACCGACGATGCCCTGAGCTTTCACGGTTTCTTTGGCTTTTTCAACGGAAACATAAAGCACATAACCGGTGAAAAGTTTCGCACGTTCCGGAACAACGCACTTGACTTTTACAAACACGAAGTGAGTACAAGAAGAGACGCGGTTACAAAAAAAGAAACCGTAACCGATTATCTTTTTGCGCAACAAATAAACGAGGACTCGTTAATTTACCTGAAACGCAGCTTTCGTTCTCTGCCGGCATTTTATGTGAAAGATAAAAACGGTGAACACCGCATTGGCCTGCGCGACATTTCGGCCGAAGACTGGTACAGCTATCGAGCCGGTACCATTGCTTATACGGCTTACAGCACATCGGCGCGGTGGTCGTTGATGAATTACAGCGACGTTGTTTTGCTGGACGTTGCAAGCGGTGAAGAAAAACGAATTACGTCGAAGGGTAAATATTTTACACCAGACATCAGTCCCGATGGCAACCGGATATTGGCGACGGCTTACACCGATTCACTCACCAGCGAATTGCGTTTACTCAACCGCGAAGGCGTTGTTGAAAAGAGAATCGCTGCTCCGGCAGGAGGTTTGTTTCTACATCCACGTTTCATCAACAACGATGAATTTGTCGTGGCGCTTCGGGGGGCGGCCAGCACCATGTCTTTGCAAAGAGGTTCGCTTGCAAACGGAAAATTTCAAACGGTTTTGGCTGCTGGTACGGCTACTGTTGGTTATCCTTTTGTGCAAGGGGCCAAACTCTATTTTGTTTCTTCGCAATCGGGCAACGATGATTTGTACGAACTTGATTTGAGCGAAAAACTTCCGGTGCAAAAAATACGGCAGTTGACTTTTGGACAAACCGGTGCGTACTTTCCGAACGTGCTTGGCGATACGGTGCTTTGGTCACAGTTTACAAGCAACGGTTACCGTTTGCAAAAAGCTTCGCTAAAAAATAGCAAAGCATCCATCATAAGCGGCAGTGATTTAAGCAAGCGGGCCATCCCGTTTAAACTTCCGTTGCTTAACACACCGAATGTTTTAACCAACGCCGACCGGACCTTTGAAACGTCGTCTTATAAAAATGGTACGGGCTTGTTTAACTTTCACAGTTGGCGGCCCGATTACACCGATCCGGAAATAACATACAGTCTTTACAGCGACAATATTTTAAACACCTTCAGCAACGAAATTTTTTACCGCTATAACATCAATGAAACTTCGCACGGAGTGGGTTTTAATTCGTATTACGGCGGGCTTTTTCCTGTGCTTAATGCAGGCGTCAGTTATACCTTTGACCGCACCGTTAAAACCACGTCGCTTACCTATACGCTCAACCAGTTTGAAGCCAGAGCCGGCTACAACATCCCGTTGAATTTCTCCCGCGGAAAGATGTACAAGCTTTTAAATTTCGGTTCCAATCTTTATTACAGCCAACTCATTCCAACCGGGGCTTACAAAAATATTTTGCCGGGCCGTACGGCCGTTTATGCGCAGCATTTCATCAGCTATTCGCAACAACTGCCCAAAGCCGTGCAACACATTTACCCACGGTTTGGTTACTCTCTTTCATTGCAACACCGGCAATTGATTAATGATGCGGGCTTTCAATCTTTAGGTGGCGTGAGCTTGTATTTGCCTTCCATCCGAAATCACGCAATTGTTTTGGCAGCGAATATTCAGGAAACCGATACGGCCAACATAACGTTCGCCAACCGCTTTGCCAATGCGCGTGGCTACAATGACTATTATTTTTCGCGCATGTGGCGCTTATCGGGCAATTATCATATGCCGTTGTTTTATCCCGATGCGGGCATACCCGGCATTGTTTATTTCCTTCGCGTCCGGTCGAACTTTTTTTACGATTATACCAAAGTGTATTCACGCAGCAAGCAAAGCACTGCCGAACAACGAAGCGTGGGCGGCGAATTGTATTTTGATACGAAGTTGTTTAATACTTTGTCAACGAGCATCGGCTTCCGTCTTTCGCATTTGCTGGACAATGATTTTTCGGGAAACAGGCCAAAAGGCAGCAACGTTTTTGAAGTCGTGGTACCGTTGAATTTAATACCGCAGTAATCTTGAACCACGATTTGGGTAGATTAAATAGATGAATAAGAAATAGAAACAGCTTTATAAATTAAGAGTCGTTCATCTCTGAACGACTCTTTTCTTTCTAATAACTCTCTTAATCTACCCAAATCACGGTTCAAGACAAATTCGCCAAACTTTCTTCCAGCGCTTTTATTTTCTCTTGAGCGTCGCGGCCTTTTTTCCGTTCGGCTTCCACTACTTCGGGCTTTGCGTTTTGCACAAAGCGTTCGTTGCTTAATTTTTTTTCTACCGATAGCAAAAATCCTTTTTGGTAGTCCAGCTCTTTCTGCAGGGTTTCTTTTTGCACTAACGTATCGAGTTGCTGTTCGGTTTCAACAAAAAATTTATTGCCGCCAATAACCGTTGCAACACTGTTTGGAACGGCTTCGTTCACGAAGAAGATTTCGTTTGTGTTTGCTTGTTTTTTCAGGATGTTTTCAATGGGGTCAAAATCATTCTTCTCAGCTTGCACGTGCAGTTTAATCGCGTCTTTCGGTTTTATGTTGTTCCTTGCCCGCACATCGCGAATGCCGGTGATGATCTGTTTTAAGAGGTCTCCCTGTTTTAAAACGCTTTCGTCCACGTTGTCCGCAGGTTCGATTTGCTTTATGCACAAATCATCAGTTTGCTGTTTTAACCGGTGGTAAATTTCTTCTGTGACAAAAGGCATGAAGGGATGAAGCAACTGCATCAACTGCTCAAAGAAAGAAACCGTTTTTTGATAAACGCTTGCTTCTATCGGTTGTTCGAAGCCGGGCTTTATCCATTCGAGATACCAACTGCAGAAGTCATCCCAAATAAGGGAATAAATTGTTTTCAGCGCCTCGCTCAACCGGAAACCTTTGTACAGCCCTTCTACTTCTGCTTTGACTTGATTCAACCGGTTTTCAAACCAGTTTACCGCAAAGTTTTCTGACTGCTCATTGCCGCTTGCCAGTTGATTGTCATCCTGAGCTTGTCGAAGGGTCCACATCTTCACCAACTTCAGGGCATTCCAAATTTTGTTGTTGAAATTTCTTCCTTGCTCGCAACTGCTGTCGTCAAATAGCAGGTCGTTGCCCGCCGGTGCGGAAATCAAAATGCCAAAGCGAACGGCATCGGCGCCAAATTTTTGAATGAGTTCCAAAAGGTCGGGCGAATTGCCCAACTGCTTGCTCATTTTGCGGCCTTGTTTGTCGCGAACCATGCCCGTGAAATACACGTGCTCAAACGGTTTTTCGTTCATGTATTCTTCGCCGGCCATGATCATGCGGGCCACCCAGAAAAAGATGATGTCTTGCCCCGTCACTAAAACCGAAGTAGGGTAGTAGTACCTGATGTCTTCGTTGTCCGGCTGCGTAATGCCGTTGAAGACTTCGATGGGCCAAAGCCAGGAAGAGAACCAGGTGTCCAACACGTCTTCATCTTGCGTTAACGAAGAGGGTTGTGTATTGAATGCTGCTTCAAATTGTTTGACTGCTTCTTCCTTTGTTTCAGCTACAACAAAGCGTCCGCTTTCATCGTACCAGGCCGGAATGCGCTGGCCCCACCAAAGCTGCCGCGAGATGCACCAGTCCTTCACGTTCTCCAGCCAATATTTATACGTCGCCAAAAAACGTTCTTCGGGATGAATTTTGACCTCACCACTCGCAACGGCATCAAGCGCTTTGCCGGCCATGTCACGCATTTTTACAAACCATTGCGTGGAGATGCGCGGCTCTACCACTGCGGCCGTTCGCTGCGAGAAACCAAGGCGGGTTTGGTACTCTTCTTCTTTTACCAACAGCCCTTCTTCGCGCAATTTTTCAATGGCCGCTTTTCTGGCTTCAAAGCGATCCATGCCCACAAACACTTCGGCAGCTTCACTCAACGTGCCATCGGGATTAAGTGTATCAATGGCGGGAAGATTATGCTTTAATCCCAAGTTGTAATCATTGATGTCGTGTGCGGGTGTGACTTTTAAAGCACCGGTTCCGAATGCGGGATCAACGTATTCGTCGAAAATGATTGGTACTTCGCGGTTGACGAGCGGCACAATCACTTTTGCGCCTTTCAAATGTTGATAGCGTTCGTCGTTCGGGTTTACGCAAACCGCCGTATCGCCCATAATGGTTTCGGGGCGTTGCGTGGCGATGACGATATA
Coding sequences within:
- a CDS encoding TolB-like translocation protein, whose translation is MNGKVLLTVIFFCTINTGKAQQFGGFPPSTKWRQIQTDTARIIFDGAVDSLAQNVAAIIHRANRINPNPLGDKIRRINIVMHKNTTLANGYVALGPFRSEYYLIPGSNIFEFGNTPWWQTLAVHEYRHVHQFSNFNKGPSRVASVLFGQEGQAAFNALSIPNWFFEGDAVESETIETSQGRGRAPSFFNGFKALWHEGRNYHWAKLRNGSLKDMVPDHYPLGFMLVNYGYLKYGPDFWRKVTDDALSFHGFFGFFNGNIKHITGEKFRTFRNNALDFYKHEVSTRRDAVTKKETVTDYLFAQQINEDSLIYLKRSFRSLPAFYVKDKNGEHRIGLRDISAEDWYSYRAGTIAYTAYSTSARWSLMNYSDVVLLDVASGEEKRITSKGKYFTPDISPDGNRILATAYTDSLTSELRLLNREGVVEKRIAAPAGGLFLHPRFINNDEFVVALRGAASTMSLQRGSLANGKFQTVLAAGTATVGYPFVQGAKLYFVSSQSGNDDLYELDLSEKLPVQKIRQLTFGQTGAYFPNVLGDTVLWSQFTSNGYRLQKASLKNSKASIISGSDLSKRAIPFKLPLLNTPNVLTNADRTFETSSYKNGTGLFNFHSWRPDYTDPEITYSLYSDNILNTFSNEIFYRYNINETSHGVGFNSYYGGLFPVLNAGVSYTFDRTVKTTSLTYTLNQFEARAGYNIPLNFSRGKMYKLLNFGSNLYYSQLIPTGAYKNILPGRTAVYAQHFISYSQQLPKAVQHIYPRFGYSLSLQHRQLINDAGFQSLGGVSLYLPSIRNHAIVLAANIQETDTANITFANRFANARGYNDYYFSRMWRLSGNYHMPLFYPDAGIPGIVYFLRVRSNFFYDYTKVYSRSKQSTAEQRSVGGELYFDTKLFNTLSTSIGFRLSHLLDNDFSGNRPKGSNVFEVVVPLNLIPQ
- a CDS encoding valine--tRNA ligase, encoding MSTPLSKNFLPDTVEEKWYQHWMDKGYFNSTPDDRPPYAVVIPPPNVTGVLHMGHTLNETVQDVLVRKARMSGFNACWVPGSDHASIATEAKVVQMLEKEKGISKHQLTREEFLKHAFEWKEKYGGIIYHQIKKLGCSVDWNRMTFTMDDHYYKAVIKVFVDLFNKGMIYRGARMINWDPAAQTALSDEEVEYKDVQGKLYYVKYLIKDDGSQMTDDSTKTTVIRHPSSVNYIVIATQRPETIMGDTAVCVNPNDERYQHLKGAKVIVPLVNREVPIIFDEYVDPAFGTGALKVTPAHDINDYNLGLKHNLPAIDTLNPDGTLSEAAEVFVGMDRFEARKAAIEKLREEGLLVKEEEYQTRLGFSQRTAAVVEPRISTQWFVKMRDMAGKALDAVASGEVKIHPEERFLATYKYWLENVKDWCISRQLWWGQRIPAWYDESGRFVVAETKEEAVKQFEAAFNTQPSSLTQDEDVLDTWFSSWLWPIEVFNGITQPDNEDIRYYYPTSVLVTGQDIIFFWVARMIMAGEEYMNEKPFEHVYFTGMVRDKQGRKMSKQLGNSPDLLELIQKFGADAVRFGILISAPAGNDLLFDDSSCEQGRNFNNKIWNALKLVKMWTLRQAQDDNQLASGNEQSENFAVNWFENRLNQVKAEVEGLYKGFRLSEALKTIYSLIWDDFCSWYLEWIKPGFEQPIEASVYQKTVSFFEQLMQLLHPFMPFVTEEIYHRLKQQTDDLCIKQIEPADNVDESVLKQGDLLKQIITGIRDVRARNNIKPKDAIKLHVQAEKNDFDPIENILKKQANTNEIFFVNEAVPNSVATVIGGNKFFVETEQQLDTLVQKETLQKELDYQKGFLLSVEKKLSNERFVQNAKPEVVEAERKKGRDAQEKIKALEESLANLS
- a CDS encoding phosphoribosylpyrophosphate synthetase, with amino-acid sequence MYQYTSPSHAIDDLRKRGFTTDFNLDENCLVCGEQQFNADQFEIHEVYRFEGASDPGDESVVYGIESNNGVKGVLVDGYGYSSSPKNAAIIQKLKIHANN
- a CDS encoding Lrp/AsnC family transcriptional regulator; this translates as MAKALLKEEMPALDKKDLEILKLLQQNARMTIKEISEKVHLSTTPVHERIKRMEESGVIKQYVTLLNASKVGKGLMVICYVSLRQHSKNAGEKFIKGILEMTEVLECLTISGEFDFMLKVAVADMDEYYNFHVNKLSNIENVGNVQSVFVMGVVKMTQQLV